GGTGACAACGTGGAGATGGAGATCATGCTCCACACGCCGATCGCGATGGAGGAGGGGCTCAGGTTCGCGATCCGCGAGGGCGGCAGGACCGTCGGCGCAGGCACCATCACCAAGATCATCGAGTAAGAGCGCTCCCGTGGAGCGGCGAGGCAGGACGACGTGCGTGAGATCGTGACGCTGGCGTGCAGCGAGTGCAAGCAGCGGAACTACACATATACGAAGAACAAGCAAAAGCATCCGGACCGCCTGGAGTACGCTAAGTACTGTCGCTTCTGCGGCAAGCACACGGTGCACAAGCAGACGCGCTAGGCCTCGGCCGAAGGGTAGTCCGCGAGGGTCTCGCAGCGCAGGCCTGTAGCTCTAATTGGTAGAGCGCCGGTCTCCAAAACCGGATGTTGGGGGTTCGAATCCCTCCAGGCCTGCCACCGCCTGCAAACAAGGCGTCCGGATGAGAGAGTCATGTTCGAGAAGCTGATCAGGTTTCTGCGGGAAGTCAGAAACGAGCTCAAGAGGGTCTCGTGGCCTTCGCGGAGCGAGATCCGTGAGTCGACGACGGTGGTGGTCGTCATCGTCCTGATTCTCGCGGTGTTCATCGGCCTGGTCGACCGGGCGCTGTCCCTTCTGGTCACCTTGATCTTCCGCTAGGCCAGGGCCAGCCAGTCCGCAATCCGGGTTCGCCGGGTGGAGTACTGCGCCTGTGAAGCGCTGGTATGCCGTACACACGTATTCTGGCCACGAGCAGAAGGTCAGGGACAAGCTCGAGAAGAAGATCGCCGAGGCGAACCTCGGCGAGCGCTTCGGTCAGATCGTGATCGCCAAGGAGGAGTTCGTCGAGATGCGGGACGGCAGGCGCCGGACGGCCGAGCGCAAGCTGTTCCCGGGCTACATCCTCGTGGAGATGGAGATCGACGACGAGACGCGGTTCCTCGTGACATCCACGACCGGCGTGCTCTCCTTCATCGGCACGACCTCGGGGCCGCAACCGCTCGAGCAGGAGGACGTCGATCGGATCCTCGGGCGCATCGAGCGGAAGCCGTCGAAGGAGCGCCCGGAGATCCCGTATCAGGTCGGCGAGCAGGTGCGAGTGATCGACGGCCCCTTCACGGGGTTTCAGGGCCTCATCGACGACGTGGACGCCGAGCGGGGCAAGATCAAGGTCATGGTGTCCATCTTCGGACGGGCGACGCCGGTCGAGCTCGATTTCCTTCAGGTTGAGTCCACGTGACGCGATGCGAGCGGCGGGGCCCGGGCACGAGCTCAGGGGCCGCCGCGTCGGCGCACACGCAGCGGGTGAGGGGATGACGCATGGCGAAGAAGATCATCGGTACCGTCAAGCTCCAGGTGGCGGCCGGACAGGCCACGTCGGCGCCTCCGGTGGGCCCGGCCCTGGGCCCCTA
The DNA window shown above is from Candidatus Effluviviaceae Genus I sp. and carries:
- the nusG gene encoding transcription termination/antitermination protein NusG gives rise to the protein MKRWYAVHTYSGHEQKVRDKLEKKIAEANLGERFGQIVIAKEEFVEMRDGRRRTAERKLFPGYILVEMEIDDETRFLVTSTTGVLSFIGTTSGPQPLEQEDVDRILGRIERKPSKERPEIPYQVGEQVRVIDGPFTGFQGLIDDVDAERGKIKVMVSIFGRATPVELDFLQVEST
- the rpmG gene encoding 50S ribosomal protein L33, yielding MREIVTLACSECKQRNYTYTKNKQKHPDRLEYAKYCRFCGKHTVHKQTR
- the tuf gene encoding elongation factor Tu (EF-Tu; promotes GTP-dependent binding of aminoacyl-tRNA to the A-site of ribosomes during protein biosynthesis; when the tRNA anticodon matches the mRNA codon, GTP hydrolysis results; the inactive EF-Tu-GDP leaves the ribosome and release of GDP is promoted by elongation factor Ts; many prokaryotes have two copies of the gene encoding EF-Tu), coding for GDNVEMEIMLHTPIAMEEGLRFAIREGGRTVGAGTITKIIE
- the secE gene encoding preprotein translocase subunit SecE, coding for MFEKLIRFLREVRNELKRVSWPSRSEIRESTTVVVVIVLILAVFIGLVDRALSLLVTLIFR